The following are encoded together in the Bacteroidales bacterium genome:
- a CDS encoding glycosyltransferase family 2 protein, whose protein sequence is MPKLSAVIITFNEERNIGRCLESVSDIADEIVVVDSLSTDNTKQICESFGVQFFQVAWKGYSGQKNYANALASNNWILSIDADEAISEELKESILGWKKLPDPQFSSFNRLTNYCGQWIRHCGWYPDTKLRIFDKTKAVWKGEVHEDLIYDKSIQVSHLTGNLLHYSYYSVEEHIAQTNKFSTIGARQLVESGKKVSFLKVLINPLVKFIRKYVFNLGFLDGYNGYVICRISALQTFLKYFKAWQLQQERPKTHQS, encoded by the coding sequence ATGCCAAAACTTTCAGCCGTCATCATCACTTTTAACGAAGAGCGCAACATTGGCCGCTGCCTCGAATCCGTTTCTGATATTGCCGATGAAATTGTTGTTGTGGATTCCCTTTCAACTGACAATACAAAGCAGATTTGTGAAAGTTTTGGAGTGCAGTTTTTCCAGGTAGCCTGGAAAGGCTATTCAGGTCAAAAAAATTATGCCAATGCCCTGGCGTCGAACAACTGGATTTTGTCCATTGATGCTGATGAGGCTATTTCAGAAGAATTGAAAGAATCAATCCTTGGATGGAAAAAGCTGCCCGATCCTCAATTTTCCAGTTTCAACCGGTTAACCAATTACTGCGGTCAGTGGATCCGCCATTGTGGCTGGTATCCCGACACTAAACTCAGAATTTTCGACAAAACCAAAGCCGTCTGGAAAGGCGAAGTTCATGAGGATCTTATCTATGACAAATCAATACAAGTCAGCCATCTCACCGGTAATCTGCTGCATTACAGTTATTACAGCGTTGAGGAACACATTGCACAGACCAATAAATTCAGCACGATCGGAGCACGGCAGCTTGTCGAAAGCGGAAAAAAAGTTTCTTTTTTAAAAGTGTTGATTAATCCATTGGTGAAATTTATCCGGAAATATGTTTTCAACCTCGGATTTCTTGACGGATACAACGGTTATGTGATCTGCCGGATTTCGGCTCTTCAAACATTCCTGAAATATTTCAAAGCCTGGCAGTTGCAGCAGGAAAGACCAAAAACCCATCAGTCATGA
- a CDS encoding glycosyltransferase, with translation MICFFNTTKAWGGGEKWHFDMATRLLDEGKKVIVITNTNSELQKRLEAKGLKPIALTVSNLSFLNVFKMLRLKRFFRKHRVRAIVMNLPADLKLAGIAARLAGVRRVIYRRGSAIPIRNTMLNRFLFKKVITDVLVNSLETKRTILSNKPDLIEPERIRMIYNGLNLSEFDLPVFPVRAQNDPVIIGNLGRLEKQKAQHLFIELGKMLREGGFNFKILIGGDGRLREELAGKIAKEGLQQFIQLVGYVKDVTAFMQQIDIFVLTSQWEGFGYVLAEAMACHKPVIAFNHSSNPELIDNQKTGFLVEPGNMDELFQKTTLMIKDKSLRLAMGKAGRERVEREFDFEQTYRQIKDFLTA, from the coding sequence ATGATCTGTTTTTTCAATACAACCAAAGCCTGGGGAGGTGGCGAAAAATGGCATTTTGATATGGCTACCAGACTTTTGGATGAGGGCAAAAAAGTAATTGTGATAACAAACACGAATTCAGAATTACAAAAAAGGCTTGAGGCAAAAGGGCTGAAACCAATTGCGCTCACTGTTTCGAACCTAAGTTTTCTGAATGTTTTCAAAATGCTGCGATTGAAGCGGTTCTTCAGGAAGCACCGGGTGCGTGCGATCGTGATGAACCTTCCGGCTGATCTAAAACTGGCAGGCATTGCTGCCCGGCTGGCCGGAGTTCGCAGGGTCATTTACCGCAGAGGCAGTGCCATCCCGATTCGCAATACCATGCTCAACCGTTTTTTATTTAAAAAAGTAATCACCGATGTTTTGGTCAATTCGCTGGAAACAAAACGGACAATACTTTCCAACAAGCCAGACCTGATTGAACCGGAACGGATAAGGATGATTTATAACGGATTGAACCTATCGGAGTTTGATCTGCCTGTTTTCCCAGTAAGGGCTCAAAATGACCCGGTGATCATCGGTAACCTTGGAAGACTGGAAAAGCAAAAAGCACAACACCTGTTTATCGAATTGGGGAAAATGTTGCGGGAGGGCGGTTTTAATTTCAAAATACTGATCGGTGGGGATGGCAGGCTCAGGGAAGAGCTGGCGGGTAAAATTGCAAAGGAAGGTTTGCAACAATTCATTCAACTGGTTGGATATGTGAAAGATGTTACGGCCTTTATGCAACAGATTGATATTTTTGTTTTAACCTCTCAATGGGAGGGATTCGGATATGTGCTGGCTGAGGCGATGGCTTGTCATAAACCGGTCATTGCATTCAATCACAGCAGTAATCCCGAATTGATTGACAACCAAAAAACCGGTTTTTTGGTTGAACCTGGCAACATGGATGAGCTTTTTCAAAAAACCACTTTAATGATTAAAGATAAAAGTCTCAGGTTAGCCATGGGAAAAGCCGGGCGAGAGAGAGTAGAACGCGAATTTGATTTTGAGCAAACCTACAGGCAGATAAAGGATTTTCTCACAGCCTGA
- a CDS encoding carboxypeptidase-like regulatory domain-containing protein yields the protein MNLFTNNRSFLLLSLLLVIGQTVSGQLTKIMGTVTDQQTGEPMPYVNIVFNDKAIGITSDFNGKYSIETKTPGDSLIASFMGYERQIKKVVKGKFQYIDFQMVPLEFELQTVVIVAGENPAEVLLRKIIENKSNNDPTKFDAFEYEAYNKIQIDVNNIDDDFRKKRIFRPFSFIFDYVDTSAVNGKTYLPIFLSEAVSNVYYRKNPRASIEKIKATKVSGIENESMTQFLGDKVQYTNVYDNYIELFQKNFVSPIANFGLNFYRYYLVDSAYHDNKWCYKVMFKPRRKQTLTFTGHYWVHDTTFAIKEIEMKIADDANINFINDMVIAKTYDLISDTSWLPVRDFVIGDFNLIENNDKVLGFFGHKTTTYRDYVVNQPRTDDFYKTPVNIIVEENASKQSDDFWVENRHEELTRDEKTIYFMIDTLKTLPRFNTYIDIIEMITTGYYVSGNFEYGPYASLLSLNDVEGLRMRIGGRTSNAFSTKLMVNGHLAYGTKDQEFKYGAGLLYMLSKNPRRALGASYKFDIEQLGASENAFREDFFLAFLFRRNPADKLSMVREYKTYYEHEWFTGFQNTINFIHRDLYSPANTDFQFYFYDDTVQSFVAQNKIPYTEVRLDTRLAYREQYLMGEFERISLGAKYPILDIRYGYGIPKKLNGEYEYHKLQLGITHWFNVLNIGWSKYMIETGRIWGRLPYPLLKLHEGNETFIYDEYAFNMMNYYEFVSDKYLNVFYTHHFDGYFFNRVPLLRKLKWREVVYGRALIGGLDEKNQDYSVFPEGLYSLDKPYFETGAGIENIFKVLRVDAIWRLSYLDHPGITKFAVFVSLQLQF from the coding sequence ATGAACTTGTTTACCAACAATCGCAGTTTCTTGCTTTTATCCCTTCTTCTGGTGATTGGCCAGACAGTTTCCGGCCAGTTGACAAAAATCATGGGAACTGTGACTGACCAACAAACCGGCGAACCCATGCCCTATGTGAATATCGTATTCAACGACAAAGCCATTGGTATTACGTCAGATTTTAACGGAAAATATTCCATCGAAACTAAAACGCCCGGCGACAGCCTGATTGCCTCTTTCATGGGCTACGAAAGGCAAATTAAAAAAGTGGTAAAAGGAAAATTCCAATACATCGATTTTCAAATGGTTCCTCTTGAGTTCGAATTGCAAACGGTCGTAATCGTTGCCGGGGAAAACCCTGCCGAAGTATTATTGCGGAAAATTATCGAAAACAAATCAAATAATGATCCCACCAAATTTGATGCATTTGAGTACGAAGCATACAATAAGATTCAGATTGATGTGAACAATATTGATGATGATTTCCGGAAAAAAAGGATTTTCAGGCCATTTAGTTTCATTTTCGATTATGTGGATACATCGGCAGTTAACGGTAAAACCTACCTTCCGATTTTTCTTTCTGAAGCTGTTTCGAATGTTTATTATCGTAAGAATCCGCGTGCTTCCATCGAAAAGATAAAAGCGACCAAAGTATCGGGAATCGAAAACGAGAGCATGACACAGTTTTTAGGCGACAAAGTTCAATACACCAACGTTTATGATAATTATATCGAGCTTTTTCAGAAAAATTTCGTGAGCCCGATTGCCAACTTCGGGCTGAATTTTTACAGGTATTACCTTGTCGACAGTGCTTATCACGACAACAAATGGTGTTACAAGGTGATGTTCAAACCACGACGAAAGCAAACACTGACTTTTACCGGCCATTACTGGGTGCACGATACAACATTTGCCATTAAGGAGATTGAAATGAAGATTGCAGATGATGCCAATATTAACTTCATCAATGACATGGTGATAGCCAAAACCTACGATTTGATCAGCGACACCTCGTGGCTGCCGGTGAGAGACTTTGTGATCGGCGATTTTAACCTGATCGAAAACAATGACAAAGTGTTGGGATTTTTTGGACACAAAACCACAACCTACCGCGACTATGTTGTTAATCAGCCCCGTACGGATGATTTTTATAAAACGCCGGTAAATATCATTGTGGAAGAGAATGCCAGTAAACAGTCAGATGATTTTTGGGTCGAAAACCGCCATGAGGAGCTAACCCGAGACGAAAAGACCATTTACTTTATGATTGATACGCTGAAGACATTACCTCGCTTCAATACCTATATTGATATCATTGAGATGATCACAACCGGTTACTATGTTTCAGGGAATTTTGAGTATGGGCCTTATGCCTCACTCTTAAGCCTGAATGATGTTGAAGGCCTGCGAATGAGGATTGGCGGGCGTACCAGTAATGCATTCAGCACAAAATTGATGGTAAATGGTCACCTGGCTTATGGTACAAAAGATCAGGAGTTTAAGTATGGCGCAGGGCTGCTTTACATGCTCAGCAAAAACCCTAGGCGGGCGCTCGGTGCTTCGTACAAATTTGATATCGAGCAATTGGGCGCCAGTGAGAACGCTTTCAGAGAGGATTTCTTCCTCGCTTTCCTGTTCAGGCGAAATCCGGCTGATAAACTTTCGATGGTAAGGGAGTATAAAACTTACTATGAACATGAGTGGTTCACGGGTTTTCAAAACACAATCAATTTCATCCACCGCGATCTTTATTCGCCTGCAAATACGGATTTTCAGTTTTACTTCTACGACGATACCGTGCAAAGTTTTGTGGCGCAAAACAAGATACCTTATACTGAAGTCAGGCTCGACACCCGTCTGGCTTACCGGGAGCAATATCTGATGGGTGAGTTTGAACGGATCAGCCTGGGCGCCAAGTATCCGATTCTTGACATTCGCTATGGGTATGGTATTCCTAAAAAGTTGAACGGCGAATATGAATACCACAAATTACAACTTGGCATCACGCACTGGTTCAACGTGCTTAATATAGGTTGGAGTAAATACATGATCGAAACCGGCAGGATATGGGGAAGACTCCCTTACCCTTTGCTCAAACTGCATGAGGGAAACGAAACCTTTATCTATGATGAGTACGCTTTTAACATGATGAACTACTATGAATTTGTAAGTGACAAATACCTGAATGTTTTTTATACACATCATTTCGACGGTTACTTTTTCAACCGTGTGCCTTTGTTGCGTAAGTTAAAATGGCGTGAGGTAGTTTACGGAAGAGCGTTAATTGGGGGGCTTGACGAGAAGAACCAGGATTATTCTGTATTTCCCGAAGGCTTGTATTCCCTGGATAAACCCTACTTTGAAACAGGAGCCGGAATCGAAAACATCTTTAAGGTACTTAGGGTGGATGCCATCTGGAGGTTATCTTACCTCGATCATCCGGGAATTACAAAATTTGCTGTTTTTGTGAGCCTTCAGTTACAGTTTTAA
- a CDS encoding KpsF/GutQ family sugar-phosphate isomerase gives MKHLTNRQISEIAVSTLISEAEAINGLKEFVDENFANCVRLIYESKGRVVVTGIGKSAIIGQKIVASLNSTGTPSIFMHAADAVHGDLGIVQPDDIIIGISNSGNTPEIKVLLPFIRLSGNKLIAMVGNPSSYLARQADFVIRTSVQKEVGLNNLAPTTSTAAQLAMGDALAVCLLEYRGFTQEKFAMLHPGGTLGKKLFLRVSDIFPNNEKPSVQVDADIPSAIIEISSKRLGATAVLNGDQLVGIITDGDLRRMMQGGRPMNELKASDIMTKNPKTISPGMLVAHALDVMRTNNITQLPVTDNNVYLGVIHIHDILREGIL, from the coding sequence ATGAAGCATTTGACAAACAGACAAATCAGTGAAATTGCTGTATCCACGCTAATTTCAGAGGCCGAGGCGATCAATGGATTAAAAGAATTTGTTGATGAAAATTTCGCCAATTGTGTCCGGCTCATTTATGAGTCTAAAGGAAGAGTAGTAGTGACCGGGATTGGGAAAAGTGCCATTATTGGGCAAAAGATTGTAGCATCGCTCAATTCAACCGGAACGCCTTCGATTTTTATGCATGCTGCGGATGCCGTTCATGGCGATCTGGGTATTGTTCAGCCGGATGATATTATAATAGGTATATCAAATAGCGGGAATACTCCCGAAATCAAAGTTTTGCTGCCATTTATCAGACTTTCAGGGAATAAATTGATTGCCATGGTTGGCAATCCCAGCTCATACCTGGCCCGGCAGGCCGATTTTGTGATCAGGACTTCTGTTCAAAAAGAGGTGGGGTTGAACAATCTTGCCCCAACCACAAGTACGGCAGCCCAGTTGGCGATGGGAGATGCCCTTGCGGTTTGCCTTCTCGAGTATCGCGGTTTTACGCAGGAAAAGTTTGCCATGCTGCATCCGGGAGGTACGCTGGGTAAAAAACTATTCCTGCGGGTTTCTGATATTTTTCCCAACAATGAAAAACCATCCGTTCAGGTTGATGCTGATATCCCCTCGGCCATCATTGAAATTTCTTCAAAAAGACTTGGCGCCACTGCAGTGCTTAATGGGGATCAATTGGTTGGAATCATCACAGATGGCGATTTACGGAGGATGATGCAGGGTGGCAGGCCGATGAATGAATTGAAAGCATCTGATATTATGACAAAGAACCCAAAAACAATCAGCCCCGGAATGTTAGTGGCCCATGCCCTCGATGTCATGCGCACCAATAACATTACCCAACTCCCCGTTACCGACAATAATGTCTACCTAGGGGTAATTCACATCCACGACATTCTCAGAGAAGGGATTTTGTAA
- the xseB gene encoding exodeoxyribonuclease VII small subunit, translating into MSKQMDYTEAFHELQQIVSEIEKGEITVDELSAKVKRASELIRICRKKLTTTESDVSRILAELDGSGIESEEQ; encoded by the coding sequence ATGAGTAAACAAATGGACTATACAGAAGCCTTTCATGAGCTTCAGCAGATTGTAAGCGAAATCGAAAAGGGCGAAATCACTGTTGATGAACTTTCGGCTAAGGTGAAAAGAGCATCCGAGCTCATCAGGATTTGCAGGAAAAAACTAACTACAACCGAAAGCGATGTCAGCCGCATTCTTGCAGAACTCGATGGTTCCGGGATTGAAAGCGAAGAACAGTAA
- a CDS encoding DUF4292 domain-containing protein translates to MSKTIIRSFYPKQVSLSHLLIFILIVTFFGACQSNRSAIKGPIKEEGVDYLMTKLHDNELKFKTLTSKFTVDYSYDRKQNDFKGQVRIVKDSAIWISFNQDLGIEIARFLITEDSVKFIDRINKNYFAGDYVFVNDFLSANIDFGILQSLLIGNDFEYYEDINFKASVDGKRYRLITTGRNKLKKFVRNNEDNTRLLLQTIWLDPASFKISEIRLKELTRNSKKLTAFYSDFLDLQNMKFPTRVDYTIEADVPVKVTVKHIKTGMDEPISMPFNVPEGYPIVN, encoded by the coding sequence ATGAGTAAAACAATCATCAGGTCATTTTATCCCAAACAGGTTTCCTTATCGCATCTGCTAATATTCATTTTGATCGTCACTTTCTTTGGTGCATGCCAAAGTAATCGAAGTGCAATAAAAGGACCCATCAAAGAGGAAGGTGTCGATTACCTTATGACGAAACTTCATGATAACGAATTGAAGTTCAAAACGCTCACTTCAAAATTTACAGTTGATTACTCCTACGACCGGAAACAAAACGACTTCAAAGGCCAGGTGCGGATAGTCAAAGACAGTGCCATCTGGATCAGTTTTAACCAGGACCTGGGAATCGAGATTGCACGCTTTCTTATCACTGAGGATTCTGTTAAATTCATCGACCGGATCAATAAGAATTACTTCGCAGGAGATTATGTGTTCGTCAATGATTTCCTGAGTGCCAACATCGATTTCGGGATTCTGCAATCACTCCTGATTGGCAATGACTTTGAGTATTATGAAGACATAAATTTCAAAGCCTCTGTCGACGGTAAAAGATACCGCCTGATCACAACCGGCCGGAATAAACTGAAAAAATTCGTCCGGAATAACGAAGACAACACACGCTTACTTCTGCAAACCATCTGGCTCGACCCGGCTTCATTTAAAATTAGTGAAATTAGGCTTAAAGAACTGACACGTAACAGCAAAAAACTCACTGCATTTTACTCTGACTTCCTGGACCTCCAAAATATGAAATTTCCCACCCGGGTTGATTATACAATCGAAGCCGATGTTCCCGTAAAGGTAACCGTGAAACACATTAAAACAGGAATGGATGAGCCCATTTCGATGCCTTTTAACGTTCCGGAAGGTTACCCGATAGTAAACTGA
- a CDS encoding glycine--tRNA ligase: MTNNEDKLKKIISHSKEYGFVFQSSEIYDGLSAVYDYGQYGVEMKNNIKNYWWKSMVQHHENIVGLDSAIFMHPTTWKASGHVDAFNDPMIDNKDSKKRYRADVLVEDHMLKIEGKIEKEIEKAAKRFGDAFDRDQFVATNPRVLGYAEQIQDIRKRLVAAMESDDLTKFRLLIEELEIVCPVSGSRNWTDVRQFNLMFSTQIGSLTEGANTIYLRPETAQGIFVNYLNVQKSGRMKIPFGIAQIGKAFRNEIVARQFIFRMREFEQMEMQFFVRPGTELDWFRYWKEQRLKWHLGMGIPEENYRFHEHDKLAHYANAAFDIEFNFPMGFKELEGIHSRTDFDLGAHQKFSGKKIQYFDPELNENYVPYVVETSIGLDRTFLAVLSFSYNEETLEDGSERVVMRIPPFLAPIKAAVLPLVKKDGLPEKAREIFDNLKLDFMCQYDDKDAIGRRYRRQDAIGTPYCITIDNETLENNTVTIRERDSMKQDRIPIDNIAGIIAGRLKEVR; encoded by the coding sequence ATGACAAACAACGAAGACAAACTGAAAAAAATAATTTCCCACTCCAAGGAGTATGGGTTTGTATTTCAATCCAGCGAAATTTATGATGGACTGAGTGCCGTTTATGATTACGGTCAATACGGCGTTGAGATGAAAAACAACATCAAGAATTACTGGTGGAAATCCATGGTTCAGCATCATGAAAATATTGTCGGACTGGATTCTGCCATATTCATGCATCCTACTACCTGGAAAGCATCGGGGCACGTGGATGCGTTCAACGATCCGATGATTGACAACAAAGATTCTAAAAAACGTTACAGAGCTGATGTTCTTGTGGAAGATCATATGCTGAAAATCGAAGGTAAGATTGAAAAAGAAATAGAAAAAGCGGCAAAACGTTTTGGCGATGCCTTTGACCGTGATCAATTTGTTGCCACTAACCCGCGTGTCTTAGGTTATGCAGAACAAATTCAGGATATCAGGAAACGCCTTGTGGCTGCCATGGAAAGCGATGATCTGACTAAATTCCGGCTGCTTATTGAAGAACTGGAAATTGTTTGCCCTGTCTCCGGCTCCCGCAACTGGACCGATGTCAGGCAATTCAACCTGATGTTCTCTACACAAATAGGATCGCTCACCGAAGGTGCAAACACGATTTATCTAAGACCTGAAACAGCTCAGGGAATTTTTGTGAATTACCTCAATGTGCAGAAATCAGGCAGAATGAAAATCCCATTTGGCATTGCACAGATTGGCAAAGCCTTCCGGAATGAAATTGTTGCCAGGCAGTTCATTTTCAGGATGCGGGAGTTTGAGCAGATGGAAATGCAGTTTTTTGTCAGACCCGGAACAGAACTCGACTGGTTCAGATACTGGAAGGAACAACGACTGAAATGGCACCTCGGAATGGGGATTCCGGAGGAAAATTACCGTTTCCATGAACATGATAAACTCGCTCACTACGCCAACGCAGCTTTTGACATTGAATTCAATTTCCCCATGGGCTTTAAAGAATTGGAAGGTATTCATTCAAGAACTGATTTCGACCTCGGTGCACATCAAAAATTTTCAGGTAAAAAAATCCAGTATTTTGACCCGGAACTTAACGAAAACTATGTTCCTTATGTAGTCGAAACTTCGATTGGATTAGACAGGACATTCCTTGCCGTCCTATCTTTCTCCTATAATGAAGAAACCCTTGAAGACGGATCGGAACGCGTGGTAATGCGCATACCGCCATTCCTTGCCCCCATCAAGGCAGCCGTATTGCCTTTGGTGAAAAAGGACGGATTGCCGGAAAAAGCCCGCGAAATCTTCGACAACCTGAAACTGGACTTCATGTGCCAATACGATGACAAGGACGCCATCGGACGTCGTTACCGCCGACAGGATGCCATCGGAACGCCTTACTGTATCACCATCGATAACGAAACGCTCGAAAACAACACAGTGACCATCCGTGAACGTGACTCGATGAAGCAGGACAGAATCCCGATAGACAATATTGCCGGAATCATTGCAGGCAGGCTGAAAGAGGTGAGATAG
- the xseA gene encoding exodeoxyribonuclease VII large subunit: MPESVQNHKVFSLLEITQSIQRAFQQWYSGAYWIKAEMNKLNFYKYSGHCYPDLVERQDGKVVAQIRGTLWSDDFNRINNNFLSILKEPLKDGINILFLAKVSFSPVHGISLMILDIDPAYTLGDLEREKLETIKRLKQEDIFDQNKLLPLAPLPQRIAIISVETSKGYADFKKIIKGNTWGYKYFLMLFPALLQGDKAPESIMGQLSRIKRVIRHFDAVAIVRGGGGEVGLSSYNNYQLARTITTFPIPVLTGIGHSTNETVAEMVAHTNAITPTELADYLIQKFHNLAVPLNDASRKISGLSQSIMHSEWKRLIEEVRYFRSVTSYAIMRNRELVMSTTRQTAQHAKTSLKEQKGHLNSLFNELLKLPSIYIIRAVNELDQEVFLLNKNMDAFLKSTEGELSSLEKQLSLLHPENVLKRGYSITLLNGKSVTSTKNIVQGDIIETILHQGNLKSKIIKTSNTEDHE, translated from the coding sequence ATGCCCGAAAGTGTTCAGAACCATAAGGTATTTTCGCTGCTCGAAATTACACAGAGCATTCAGCGTGCTTTTCAGCAATGGTACTCAGGTGCTTACTGGATCAAAGCGGAGATGAATAAACTCAATTTTTACAAGTACTCAGGGCATTGCTACCCCGATTTGGTGGAGCGGCAGGATGGCAAGGTGGTGGCACAAATCAGGGGTACACTTTGGAGCGACGACTTCAACCGCATCAACAACAATTTCTTAAGCATACTTAAAGAACCACTAAAAGACGGAATCAACATTCTATTTCTGGCCAAAGTAAGCTTTAGTCCTGTGCATGGCATCAGTCTCATGATCCTCGATATCGATCCGGCATACACTTTAGGTGATCTCGAACGTGAGAAGCTGGAAACCATCAAAAGATTGAAGCAGGAAGACATCTTCGACCAAAATAAACTACTCCCTCTTGCTCCACTCCCGCAAAGGATTGCCATCATTTCTGTGGAAACCAGCAAGGGATATGCTGATTTCAAAAAAATAATCAAAGGAAACACCTGGGGGTACAAGTATTTTCTAATGCTGTTTCCGGCGTTGCTGCAGGGTGATAAAGCACCGGAATCAATAATGGGTCAGCTATCCCGGATAAAAAGAGTCATCCGTCATTTTGATGCTGTGGCCATTGTTAGAGGTGGTGGAGGAGAAGTGGGTCTTTCAAGTTATAATAACTATCAACTGGCCAGGACTATAACCACCTTTCCCATTCCGGTACTGACAGGTATAGGCCATTCCACCAACGAAACAGTTGCGGAGATGGTTGCACATACCAATGCCATCACACCCACTGAACTGGCCGACTATCTTATCCAGAAGTTCCATAACTTGGCTGTACCATTGAACGATGCCAGCAGAAAAATCTCCGGGTTGTCCCAAAGCATTATGCATTCTGAATGGAAGCGCCTTATCGAAGAGGTGCGTTATTTCAGATCGGTGACAAGCTATGCAATCATGCGTAATCGTGAGTTGGTGATGAGTACAACACGGCAAACTGCCCAGCATGCCAAAACAAGTCTGAAAGAGCAAAAGGGGCATCTGAACTCACTATTTAACGAATTACTAAAACTCCCATCAATATATATAATCAGGGCTGTTAATGAGTTGGATCAAGAAGTTTTTCTACTGAACAAGAACATGGATGCATTTTTAAAATCCACAGAAGGAGAACTTTCCAGCCTTGAAAAACAATTGAGTTTGTTGCACCCTGAAAATGTGCTTAAGCGCGGCTACAGTATTACTTTGTTAAATGGTAAATCGGTAACCTCAACGAAGAACATTGTGCAGGGCGATATCATTGAGACCATTTTGCATCAGGGAAATCTAAAAAGCAAAATAATAAAAACATCAAATACCGAGGATCATGAGTAA
- a CDS encoding sigma-70 family RNA polymerase sigma factor has translation MRKVIQNNANLEHTEVHKDVIEKCRKGDARAQYELYQLYARSMYNICLRMMQTREAAEDLLQEAFSDAFGKLDTFRFDSGFGSWLKRIVINHCINEINRRKTDLEFFDDMVMFESEDETEDQEYENQLSVENVKRALVQLPEGSRLIFSLYLLEGYDHTEISEILSISESNSKSQYMRAKRRIKEILLSGGGNFNEN, from the coding sequence ATGCGAAAGGTCATTCAGAATAACGCGAATTTGGAGCATACAGAGGTACACAAAGACGTCATAGAAAAATGCAGAAAAGGTGATGCGCGGGCACAATACGAGCTTTACCAGCTCTATGCGCGTTCGATGTACAACATCTGCCTCAGAATGATGCAAACACGCGAAGCTGCTGAAGATTTGCTGCAGGAAGCCTTTTCGGATGCTTTTGGGAAGTTGGATACATTCAGGTTTGATTCAGGTTTTGGTTCATGGCTCAAAAGAATTGTAATTAATCATTGTATTAACGAGATCAACCGCCGTAAAACTGACCTGGAGTTCTTTGACGACATGGTGATGTTTGAGAGCGAAGATGAAACGGAAGACCAGGAATACGAGAATCAGTTAAGCGTAGAAAACGTAAAAAGGGCATTGGTGCAGTTGCCTGAAGGAAGCCGGTTGATTTTTTCGCTTTATCTGCTCGAAGGTTACGATCATACAGAGATTTCAGAGATACTCAGTATTTCCGAGTCTAACTCAAAATCGCAATACATGCGGGCAAAAAGAAGGATTAAGGAAATACTTCTGAGTGGGGGAGGTAACTTCAATGAAAATTAG
- the lptB gene encoding LPS export ABC transporter ATP-binding protein, protein MILETKNIFKKYKQRMVVNDVSVSVEQGEIVGLLGPNGAGKTTTFYMMVGLIKPYDGRVLLDNVEITFEPMYRRAQRGIGYLAQEASVFRKLSVEDNIRAVLEFSRFTKIEQKERLEQMLEEFGLKHVRKSQGITLSGGERRRTEIARALAVDPKFILLDEPFAGVDPIAVEDIQNIVSKLKEKNIGILITDHNVHETLSITDRAYLLFEGSILKSGNAEELAADEHVRRVYLGQNFELRR, encoded by the coding sequence ATGATATTAGAAACAAAGAATATTTTTAAAAAGTATAAGCAGCGCATGGTTGTGAACGATGTGTCGGTGAGTGTTGAGCAGGGAGAGATCGTGGGTCTTCTTGGGCCAAACGGCGCCGGAAAAACCACCACATTTTATATGATGGTCGGATTGATCAAGCCTTACGATGGCAGGGTGTTGCTGGATAATGTGGAAATCACTTTCGAACCGATGTACCGCCGGGCGCAGCGGGGAATAGGATACCTGGCACAGGAAGCATCGGTGTTCAGAAAACTAAGCGTAGAGGACAACATCAGGGCGGTGCTTGAATTTTCGAGATTTACCAAAATCGAACAAAAAGAACGTCTTGAGCAGATGCTTGAAGAGTTTGGCCTGAAACACGTCAGGAAAAGCCAGGGGATTACACTTTCGGGTGGTGAACGCCGAAGAACCGAGATTGCCCGCGCGCTGGCTGTTGATCCAAAGTTTATCCTGCTCGATGAACCTTTTGCCGGCGTTGACCCGATTGCAGTGGAAGATATTCAAAATATCGTCAGCAAATTAAAGGAGAAAAACATCGGCATCCTCATCACCGACCACAATGTGCACGAAACCCTTTCGATTACCGACCGTGCTTACCTGCTTTTCGAAGGATCAATCCTGAAATCGGGCAATGCCGAAGAGCTTGCCGCCGATGAACATGTACGCCGGGTGTATCTAGGACAGAATTTTGAACTCAGACGATAA